From Klebsiella electrica, the proteins below share one genomic window:
- a CDS encoding amino acid permease: MEKKLGLSALTALVLSSMLGAGVFSLPQNMAAVASPAALLIGWAITGVGILFLAFAMLLLTRIRADLDGGIFTYAREGFGEVVGFCSAWGYWLCAVIANVSYLVIVFAALSFFTDTPDAVIFGSGNTWQAIVGASLLLWIVHFLVLRGVQTAAGINLVATLAKLIPLGAFIILAVITFRLERFRLDFSGLALGVPVWEQVKNTMLITLWVFIGVEGAVVVSARARNKQDVGRATLLAVLSALTVYLLVTLLSLGVVARPELAEMRNPSMAGLMVKMMGSWGEVVIAAGLIISVCGAYLSWTIMAAEVPWLAATHKAFPRRFARQNKNNAPSASLWLTNISVQVSLVLIWLTRSDYNTLLTIASEMILVPYFLVGAFLLKIAVRPLHKAVGVGACLYGLWLLYASGPVHLLLSVILYAPGLLVFLYARRTHQHDRMLKRRELALIGFLLVAAIPATWMLVG; encoded by the coding sequence ATGGAAAAGAAACTGGGCCTCAGCGCCTTGACCGCACTGGTACTGAGCTCAATGCTGGGCGCAGGTGTGTTCAGCCTGCCGCAAAATATGGCGGCCGTCGCCAGCCCTGCGGCTCTGCTGATTGGCTGGGCGATCACCGGCGTGGGGATTTTATTCCTCGCCTTCGCTATGCTGCTGTTGACCCGTATTCGCGCCGATCTTGACGGCGGTATCTTCACCTATGCCCGCGAAGGCTTCGGCGAGGTCGTCGGTTTTTGCTCGGCCTGGGGCTACTGGCTGTGCGCGGTGATCGCCAACGTCTCTTATCTGGTGATTGTCTTTGCCGCGCTCAGCTTCTTTACCGACACTCCGGACGCCGTTATTTTCGGTAGCGGTAATACCTGGCAGGCCATCGTAGGCGCTTCGCTGCTGCTGTGGATCGTGCACTTTCTGGTCCTGCGCGGCGTCCAGACCGCCGCAGGCATTAACCTGGTCGCCACCCTGGCGAAGCTGATCCCGCTCGGCGCCTTTATTATTCTCGCCGTTATCACCTTTCGTCTGGAGAGGTTCCGCCTTGATTTTAGCGGCCTGGCGCTCGGCGTACCGGTCTGGGAACAGGTGAAGAACACCATGCTGATCACCCTGTGGGTATTTATCGGTGTGGAAGGCGCGGTCGTGGTTTCCGCGCGTGCGCGCAATAAACAGGATGTCGGCCGCGCGACGCTGCTGGCGGTCCTTTCGGCGCTGACGGTGTATCTGCTGGTGACTCTGCTCTCGTTAGGCGTGGTCGCCCGTCCGGAACTGGCCGAAATGCGTAATCCGTCGATGGCCGGTCTGATGGTGAAGATGATGGGCTCATGGGGCGAAGTGGTCATCGCTGCCGGGCTGATTATTTCCGTGTGCGGCGCCTACCTGAGCTGGACCATTATGGCGGCAGAAGTCCCGTGGCTCGCCGCGACGCATAAAGCATTTCCGCGCCGCTTCGCCCGGCAGAATAAAAACAACGCCCCGTCGGCCTCGCTGTGGTTAACCAATATCAGCGTTCAGGTATCGCTGGTGCTGATCTGGCTGACAAGGTCCGACTACAATACGTTACTGACCATCGCCTCCGAGATGATTCTGGTGCCCTATTTCCTCGTGGGCGCCTTCCTGCTGAAGATTGCGGTACGTCCGCTGCATAAGGCGGTCGGTGTCGGCGCATGTCTTTATGGCTTATGGTTATTATATGCGTCTGGCCCTGTGCATTTATTGTTGTCAGTGATACTTTACGCTCCGGGTCTTCTGGTGTTCCTGTACGCTCGCCGTACGCACCAGCACGATCGCATGCTCAAACGCCGTGAATTAGCCTTAATTGGTTTTTTGCTGGTTGCCGCTATACCGGCAACGTGGATGCTGGTGGGGTAA
- the ydgH gene encoding DUF1471 family protein YdgH yields MKLKNSLLASALLATTALSAHAATELTPEQAAALKPYDRVVITGRFTAIGDAVKAMSRKADKDGAASFYVVDTSDYGNSGNWRVTADLYKNNAPQADAPKNRVINGVMELPKDQAVELEPFDTVTVQGFYRSQPEVNDAITKAAKAKGAASFFIVRQVDANQGGNQRITAYIYKADAKKRVLQSPDAIPADSEAGRAALAEGGSAAKNVEIPGVATSAAVGSGTGVGRFFETQSSKGGRYTVTLPDGTKIEEVNKITAAQMVPFDSIKFTGNYGNMTEISYQTAKRAAKKGAKYYHITRQWQERGGNITISADLYK; encoded by the coding sequence ATGAAGCTTAAGAACTCACTCCTGGCGTCTGCTCTCCTGGCTACGACAGCGTTGTCAGCCCATGCAGCGACCGAGCTGACTCCGGAGCAGGCGGCGGCGCTAAAACCCTACGATCGTGTCGTGATCACGGGCCGTTTTACTGCCATCGGCGATGCGGTAAAAGCCATGTCCCGCAAAGCGGACAAAGATGGCGCTGCCTCATTTTATGTTGTCGACACTTCTGATTATGGCAACAGCGGCAACTGGCGCGTAACGGCGGATTTGTATAAAAACAATGCCCCGCAGGCGGATGCCCCGAAAAATCGCGTCATTAATGGCGTCATGGAATTGCCTAAGGATCAGGCCGTCGAGCTTGAGCCTTTTGATACCGTGACCGTGCAGGGCTTTTATCGCAGCCAGCCGGAAGTGAATGATGCGATCACCAAAGCGGCGAAAGCCAAAGGCGCCGCCTCCTTCTTTATCGTTCGTCAGGTTGATGCCAACCAGGGCGGCAACCAGCGTATCACTGCCTATATCTATAAAGCCGATGCGAAAAAACGCGTTCTGCAGAGCCCGGACGCGATCCCGGCCGACTCTGAAGCCGGGCGCGCAGCGCTGGCTGAAGGCGGTAGCGCCGCGAAAAACGTCGAAATTCCAGGCGTTGCCACCAGCGCAGCGGTCGGTTCCGGTACCGGCGTAGGTCGTTTCTTCGAAACGCAGTCATCAAAAGGCGGACGTTACACCGTCACGCTGCCGGATGGCACCAAAATCGAAGAAGTGAACAAGATAACCGCCGCCCAGATGGTGCCGTTTGACAGCATCAAGTTCACCGGTAATTACGGCAACATGACCGAGATTTCGTACCAGACCGCCAAGCGCGCGGCGAAGAAAGGGGCGAAGTACTACCACATTACCCGCCAGTGGCAGGAACGTGGCGGCAACATCACCATCAGCGCAGACCTGTATAAATAA